In Calditerrivibrio sp., the sequence CTTCAACATTACCATCTATTACTATAACATTCTCGAAGTTTCTGCTATACCAGAGGAACCCCTCTCTAACCTTAGTGTAGAAATTTAGACCTAAGGATTCAAATTTCCCTTCTGAGTCTATTTTCTTTTCATCGAAAAGTTTTTTTTGTGCCCTTTTAATAGCTTTGTCTGGTGGAATATCGATGATTATTGTGATGTGGGGATAGATCAAAACTGAGAGATCACGTAAAAAATCGAGGGTTTTTATGTCCAAACCTCTACCAAAAACTTGGTAGGCATAGGTGGAAGATATGAACCTATCGGAGATCACAGCTATTCCCCTTTGTAGATAGGGGATAACTATTTTTTTCTGGTGTTCGAGTCTATCTGCAGAATAAAGCAAAAGCTCTGTCTCAGGTTCGATATTGAATTCCTTAGATATAAGAATTCTTCTTAATATCTCACCAGTAACTGTACCTCCGGGCTCTTTTGTCAGATAGTGGGGAATTGAGAGGGTTTTTAGGTAGGTGCCGATTTTTTTTATTTGGGTGGTTTTACCGGAGCCATCTATACCGTCTATTGCTAAGTAAAAGCTTTTCATAGCTTATTTGGCACAATCGTTTGTATTACCCTGAATCTTTTCTATTGTATGGGTAATAGCATCTGCTACGACCTGAAGATTTTCCAATGCACCTTTAGGACTACCTGGAAGGTTTATAATGAGCGTGCCTCTTCTAAAACCAGCCACTGCTCTTGAGACTATTGCTCTTGATGTTTTTTTAAAGCTTTCGATCCTCATAACTTCTTCGTAACCTGGTAAGCGTTTTTCGATTACTTTTAAGGTGATGTCAGGTGCTATATCCCTTGGGGATACTCCTGTTGAGCCATTTGTAAGGATGAGATCAAACTGTTGGGTATCACAAAAATCCACAAGCATATCTTCTAATATCGTTTTTTCATCAGGAATTATCTCTTTTCTGAGGAAGGAAATGGAAAAATTGGATCTCAAATAAGCACACAACTCCTCACCAGTGATATCTTCTCTCTCACCTTTGCTACCTTTATCACTAAGGGTGATAATGGCTACGGATAAACCTTTTTTAGGTATTATACTTATCTCATCACCCACAGCAATTTCCCCATCACCATCAACTATAGCAAAAATACCTTCTTTAGGCATTATACAATCACCTGCCTGGTAATAGATGGCACATCTATGATGGCAAATTTTCCCTATCTGGGATACAATGAAATGTATGTTGTTGATGTTTAATACATCACCTACTTTTAGCTTGCAGAGATCTATCCCCTCGGTGGTAATATTTTCTGCAAAATCACCGCTTTTTACATTAAGGCCTAATGTGATCATTTTTTCGATACTTTCCTTTGCTAAAAAGCTTATTTGCCTGTGTAAAAAACCAGCGTGGGCGTCACCATCTATCCCATGGTTGTTTTTTATAAGCGCTTTTTGGATATTCTCCTTTCGTGTACCTTTTTTTTCACTCACAGAAATTGAGTATACTTTGCCCATATTTCCTCCATCACAGGGATAGATATGAATGATTGAAAATAGACGAAATAATCCTCCATGTCAATTTCAAAGTTCTAATAACGTCATCTTTCCATCTGTGGTAATAAGAAGATTATTATAAACTTAAAATCTCTTATATAAACCTTTAAACAGTTCCCTTTAACTTAAAAATACTTAAATCTTGGAATAAATGGGATGTATCACTTAATAAGCTATGGGGGTATGTTTACATAATCATTCCCCTTTTAATCTTCTTCAATTCTGAGTAAAATGGATGCTTGGAGATTACATACTCAGTATTATGATTCGCTAAAAGCTTTTAAAAGATCACCAAGGGTAACTATTCCTACAAGTTTACCGTCGTCTACCACAGGTACGCGGTGGATATACTTGTATAAGAATATCTTTGCCACATCTTTTATGTCGGTATCTGAAGTTACGGTTATAGGTGGGGAAGACATGACAGTTTTTACTGGTGGATCTGTAAGCTCTTTTACATCTACAAGAGGTATTTTGTCAGCATCGTTTAAGATATCCGGTAGTTTGTTAAGGATATCTGTTTCGCTGAATACACCCACCACTTCACCAGCATCATTCAATACAGGAACACCGGTAATCCTTTTTTCCCTGAGTCTGAGGGTTACTTCC encodes:
- the tmk gene encoding dTMP kinase, with product MKSFYLAIDGIDGSGKTTQIKKIGTYLKTLSIPHYLTKEPGGTVTGEILRRILISKEFNIEPETELLLYSADRLEHQKKIVIPYLQRGIAVISDRFISSTYAYQVFGRGLDIKTLDFLRDLSVLIYPHITIIIDIPPDKAIKRAQKKLFDEKKIDSEGKFESLGLNFYTKVREGFLWYSRNFENVIVIDGNVEEDKLFEKIKEQIDRLLYAVLV
- a CDS encoding molybdopterin-binding protein, translated to MGKVYSISVSEKKGTRKENIQKALIKNNHGIDGDAHAGFLHRQISFLAKESIEKMITLGLNVKSGDFAENITTEGIDLCKLKVGDVLNINNIHFIVSQIGKICHHRCAIYYQAGDCIMPKEGIFAIVDGDGEIAVGDEISIIPKKGLSVAIITLSDKGSKGEREDITGEELCAYLRSNFSISFLRKEIIPDEKTILEDMLVDFCDTQQFDLILTNGSTGVSPRDIAPDITLKVIEKRLPGYEEVMRIESFKKTSRAIVSRAVAGFRRGTLIINLPGSPKGALENLQVVADAITHTIEKIQGNTNDCAK
- a CDS encoding CBS domain-containing protein: MKVKEIMTKNVITAHEKESIREVTLRLREKRITGVPVLNDAGEVVGVFSETDILNKLPDILNDADKIPLVDVKELTDPPVKTVMSSPPITVTSDTDIKDVAKIFLYKYIHRVPVVDDGKLVGIVTLGDLLKAFSES